The following coding sequences lie in one Haematobia irritans isolate KBUSLIRL chromosome 3, ASM5000362v1, whole genome shotgun sequence genomic window:
- the LOC142231018 gene encoding uncharacterized protein LOC142231018, producing the protein MPRGKKQNSLDLFSQSMEKFNEMIRRQDERQAEIIKQIRDLNISIKQQQHTLAQVNSSHHISNHESQHRIRQGEEEATTRMTSTQVIGCAPPPPTTSPVLQSNISSIPCEPARHQHVPHSSPAIAFDNETGTPPINSDVNFNQFGTFTQQPTYLPGTTANPYLTFCHQKSTAPPFILSIYDGSTPWDDYERQVEDLATFYQWTEKDKLMAVTTNLRDRALRLYGTLPLNPSPTFEQVRKLMKERFSPDTSTSYLRFRSRMQGPRESIEDFALELERLSMSAFHGASGNVIGEILKHQFIDGLRETQLQGLVIAGRPKNLAEALRIAQDLEAQHSRNRPRQVYALENDQYDSADVGGRSRRGNRGRRRGNVGKRAVAGLTELSPALVTSNAPPTPLRPNRMETNTVRFSGQTQ; encoded by the exons ATGCCGCGCGGAAAGAAACAGAATTCACTCGACTTGTTTTCCCAatcaatggaaaaatttaatgaaatgattAGGAGACAAGATGAAAGGCAGGCTGagataataaaacaaataagagATTTGAATATAAGCATAAAACAACAGCAACATACTTTGGCTCAAGTAAACTCGAGTCATCATATTTCAAATCACGAGAGCCAGCATCGGATTCGTCAGGGGGAGGAGGAGGCAACCACACGAATGACATCGACACAGGTGATTGGTTGTGCACCGCCCCCTCCCACTACTAGTCCCGTGCtccagagcaatatttcaagtaTACCATGTGAACCAGCAAGACATCAACATGTGCCTCATAGCAGTCCCGCTATAGCCTTTGATAATGAAACTGGTACACCACCCATTAATTCTGACGttaattttaaccaatttggcACATTCACTCAGCAGCCAACTTATTTGCCTGGTACCACTGCTAATCCGTATTTAACGTTTTGTCATCAAAAATCGACTGCGCCACCTTTCATATTATCCATCTATGACGGATCGACACCCTGGGACGATTATGAACGGCAAGTGGAAGATTTAGCCACGTTTTATCAGTGGACAGAAAAAGATAAGCTGATGGCCGTAACCACCAATCTTAGAGATCGTGCTCTAAGGCTTTATGGTACACTCCCTCTTAACCCATCTCCCACATTTGAACAGGTTCGAAAATTAATGAAAGAAAGATTTTCGCCGGACACCAGCACTAGCTACCTTCGATTTAGGTCTCGAATGCAGGGTCCACGGGaatcaatagaagattttgcccttGAACTTGAACGGCTCTCTATGAGCGCTTTTCATGGAGCTTCAGGTAATGTTATTGGAGAAATATTAAAGCACCAGTTCATCGATGGCCTGCGTGAAACCCAGTTACAAGGTTTGGTCATAGCTGGCCGTCCGAAAAATTTAGCTGAAGCTCTTCGTATTGCACAAGATCTGGAAGCACAACATTCCCGTAATCGACCACGGCAGGTTTATGCTCTCGAAAATGATCAATATGACAGTGCAGATGTTGGCGGGAGAAGCCGAAGGGGAAATAGAGGACGAAGGAGGGGAAATG TCGGGAAACGAGCAGTAGCTGGTTTAACGGAGCTTTCACCAGCCCTAGTCACATCTAATGCTCCACCAACCCCCCTTCGCCCCAACAGAATGGAGACGAATACTGTCCGCTTCAGCGGTCAAACTCAATGA